Genomic segment of Saprospiraceae bacterium:
AATGGGCGATGGCAGAGGGTACCACCCTATCCGGTTCTTATACTCTGGAAGATGGTGAAACTGTCGACGTTCAGGAAAAACAAAAACCAGTCAGCAACGAATACTATTTTATTGTTCCTGATAAATGCACCGAATGCGTAGGTTTTCACGAAGAACCTCAATGTGCAGCCGTATGTCCGGTCGATTGTTGCGTACCTGATCCGGATCGAAAAGAATCTAAAGAAATACTAGCCGACAGGCAACACCGTTTGCATTTGAAATAATGTGAGGAGGGTTTAATGAAAGAGGGCTGAAGGGCTGAAGGAATGGAGGGCTGGAGGGCTGATGGGCTGAAGGGGTGGTGGACTGTTAGACTGTTAGACTGTTAGACTGTTGGGCTGTTAGACTACATCGCTGGGCGTAGGCTTAGCCTACGTCCCTTATTTTG
This window contains:
- a CDS encoding 4Fe-4S dicluster domain-containing protein, whose translation is MAIIITEECINCGACEPECPNNAIYEGGIEWAMAEGTTLSGSYTLEDGETVDVQEKQKPVSNEYYFIVPDKCTECVGFHEEPQCAAVCPVDCCVPDPDRKESKEILADRQHRLHLK